In the Flavisolibacter tropicus genome, one interval contains:
- a CDS encoding ABC transporter permease: MKQLLAFIQKEFHHVFRDRRTLLILFGLPVVQIILFGFALSSEVKNLGITILDDAHDNHSEQIINRVKASSYFSVKAPVLNYADIEEEFKKGNIKCALLFPVNFSQELGRSGRAQVQIITDASDPNTATTVVNYLNAIIGNYQQQINPAARINYQIIPEVRQLYNEEQNGSLNFIPGVIALIFMIVCTALTSVSIVREKELGTMEVLLVSPFKPIMVLIAKAIPYLVLSIVNFIIILLLSTYLLHVPIRGSLVLLFAESILFIITCLSLGLLISNLTNSQQTAMLISMMGMMLPTMILTGFMFPLENMPMVFQVISHIIPSRYYYIIIKAVMLKGLDFSYIWKETLILAGMAAFLLTVALKNFKTRLS, from the coding sequence ATGAAACAATTGCTCGCTTTTATTCAAAAAGAATTTCACCATGTGTTCCGGGACAGAAGAACGCTGCTCATTCTGTTTGGCCTGCCGGTTGTGCAAATTATTCTCTTTGGCTTTGCATTAAGCAGCGAAGTAAAGAATTTAGGCATAACGATATTGGATGATGCACATGACAATCACTCGGAACAGATCATCAACCGGGTGAAAGCAAGTTCTTACTTCAGTGTTAAAGCCCCTGTTTTGAATTATGCTGATATCGAAGAAGAGTTTAAAAAAGGCAACATAAAATGCGCTTTGCTGTTTCCTGTAAATTTTTCTCAGGAACTGGGGCGTTCGGGAAGAGCGCAGGTGCAGATCATTACAGATGCCTCTGACCCGAACACCGCTACTACGGTAGTGAATTACCTCAACGCCATTATCGGCAATTACCAGCAACAAATAAATCCTGCAGCGCGGATCAACTACCAGATCATTCCAGAGGTAAGACAGCTATACAACGAAGAGCAAAATGGCTCGCTTAATTTTATTCCCGGTGTCATTGCGCTCATCTTCATGATCGTTTGCACGGCCCTTACTTCTGTATCCATAGTGCGGGAAAAGGAGTTGGGAACAATGGAAGTTCTGCTTGTGTCTCCTTTCAAGCCTATTATGGTGCTTATTGCCAAAGCCATACCTTACCTAGTGCTGTCTATTGTAAATTTTATTATCATTTTGCTGCTTTCCACCTACCTGCTCCATGTGCCCATCAGGGGCAGTCTTGTACTGCTGTTTGCAGAAAGCATTCTCTTTATCATTACCTGCTTATCACTGGGCCTGCTCATTTCAAACCTTACTAACTCACAACAAACGGCCATGCTCATTTCTATGATGGGCATGATGTTGCCTACCATGATCCTCACTGGTTTTATGTTTCCGCTAGAAAACATGCCCATGGTATTCCAGGTCATATCGCACATTATTCCATCCCGGTACTATTATATCATCATTAAAGCCGTAATGCTGAAAGGACTGGATTTTAGTTATATATGGAAAGAGACATTGATCCTGGCAGGTATGGCTGCATTTCTTTTAACTGTGGCCCTGAAAAACTTTAAAACACGGTTATCATGA
- a CDS encoding ABC transporter ATP-binding protein: MSDKAIICKNLTKKFGDFTAVNQITFEVGQGEIFGFLGANGAGKTTAMRMLCGLSYPSSGEATVAGFNVYKQQEKIKANIGYMSQKFSLYENLRVFENIEFYGGVYGLSRSEIKKRGEEMINTLGLTNEVNKFVGELPLGWKQKLAFSVAIFHRPKIVFLDEPTGGVDPVTRRQFWDLIYEAAADGITVFVTTHYMDEAEYCNRISIMVDGKVEALDTPATLKQQFHTHSMDEVFYQLARRAQRSGD; this comes from the coding sequence ATGAGTGACAAAGCGATCATTTGTAAAAACCTCACCAAAAAGTTTGGCGATTTTACGGCCGTCAACCAGATAACGTTTGAGGTGGGGCAGGGGGAGATCTTTGGATTCCTGGGTGCTAACGGTGCGGGCAAAACCACGGCTATGCGCATGCTATGCGGGCTTTCTTACCCCAGTTCCGGTGAGGCTACGGTAGCCGGTTTTAATGTATATAAACAACAGGAAAAAATTAAAGCCAACATTGGCTATATGAGCCAGAAGTTTTCCCTGTATGAAAATCTCCGGGTGTTTGAGAATATCGAGTTTTATGGCGGCGTATATGGCCTGTCCCGTTCAGAAATTAAAAAGCGGGGTGAGGAGATGATAAATACGTTGGGTTTAACAAATGAGGTGAACAAGTTTGTTGGTGAATTGCCGCTCGGTTGGAAACAGAAACTCGCTTTTTCCGTCGCTATTTTTCATCGCCCCAAAATTGTTTTCCTCGATGAACCAACAGGCGGTGTTGATCCGGTTACACGACGCCAGTTCTGGGACCTGATCTATGAGGCTGCTGCTGATGGCATTACGGTATTCGTGACCACACATTACATGGATGAAGCCGAGTATTGCAACCGCATTTCCATTATGGTGGACGGAAAGGTAGAAGCTCTGGATACACCCGCTACCCTCAAACAACAATTCCATACACACTCGATGGATGAAGTATTTTATCAACTGGCACGGCGTGCTCAAAGAAGCGGAGACTGA
- a CDS encoding ABC transporter permease: protein MKVLGFILQKEFRQIFRDKTILAMMFAVPIIQLIILPLAANFEVKNVNVVFVDYDRSTYSQKLLNKIASSGYFRIVGNTISYNDALHMIEKNETDIILEIPNGFERNLVREGSQQVHMSVDAINGTKSSIGSAYLSAVLVDFNRTLDVNTKAVNNSTAAPMPLIDITYTDWFNPRKEYKYYMVPGILVLLLTLIGGFITALNIVREKEIGTIEQINVTPIKKWQFILGKLIPFWIVGMIVFTLGLIVMYIVYGIFPAGSFAVLYLFAAVYLVALLGFGLLISTFSNSQLQAMFVAFFFMMIFMLMSGFFTSLDSMPGWAKQMSFLTPVTHFIAVVRLIVLKGSGLSEVRTELLYLLAFAIVLNGLAIYNYRKTN, encoded by the coding sequence ATGAAGGTTCTAGGTTTTATACTTCAAAAGGAGTTCAGGCAGATATTTCGCGATAAGACGATCCTCGCCATGATGTTTGCCGTGCCTATCATTCAGTTGATCATTTTACCACTGGCCGCGAATTTTGAAGTGAAAAATGTAAACGTTGTTTTTGTTGATTACGACCGCAGCACCTATTCTCAAAAACTGCTTAACAAAATCGCATCGTCTGGTTACTTCCGCATTGTTGGCAATACCATCTCTTACAATGATGCCTTACACATGATCGAAAAAAATGAGACCGATATTATATTGGAGATCCCCAATGGATTTGAGCGCAACCTGGTACGGGAAGGCAGCCAGCAGGTGCATATGTCGGTAGATGCTATTAACGGCACAAAATCATCCATTGGCAGCGCCTACCTTTCGGCTGTGCTGGTTGACTTTAACCGCACATTGGATGTAAATACTAAAGCCGTTAACAACAGTACCGCAGCCCCAATGCCCCTTATTGATATAACGTATACCGATTGGTTCAATCCCCGCAAAGAATACAAGTACTATATGGTACCGGGCATTTTGGTGTTGCTTCTTACATTGATCGGTGGATTCATCACGGCCTTGAATATTGTAAGGGAAAAAGAAATTGGCACCATCGAACAAATAAACGTAACGCCCATTAAAAAATGGCAGTTCATTCTTGGCAAGCTCATTCCCTTCTGGATTGTGGGCATGATCGTGTTTACCCTTGGGCTTATTGTCATGTATATTGTGTATGGCATTTTTCCCGCAGGAAGTTTCGCCGTTCTTTATCTTTTCGCAGCAGTGTACCTGGTGGCTTTGTTAGGGTTTGGCCTGCTGATCTCTACGTTTAGCAATAGCCAGCTGCAGGCCATGTTCGTTGCGTTTTTCTTTATGATGATCTTCATGCTAATGAGTGGCTTCTTCACCAGCCTGGACAGCATGCCTGGCTGGGCAAAACAGATGTCCTTCCTTACACCTGTAACTCATTTTATTGCGGTAGTAAGGCTGATCGTATTAAAAGGAAGTGGGCTATCTGAAGTAAGAACCGAATTATTGTACCTGTTAGCTTTTGCCATTGTATTAAATGGATTGGCGATCTATAATTATCGAAAGACGAATTAA